GAAACCCCAGAGAGTCCGGACAGTGACACAAAAGTCGCGGACCGTGTCATTATAGAGTGAATCTGTTCAATTTGATCTACTGGCTGATCCGGATCTTGCATGCTACTCCTCATTCCAAAGCACTTTGATTTTCAAAGCAATATATACTATTCTACGGCTTCGTCAATCTCAGGTTTCAATTTTTTGTTTCGGTTTATTCATCTAGTGGCGAGACTTAAGAATATGAAAGCCGAAAGGGTGGACCTTTCACGTTGCAGCAGAGTGACTTAACTGGCGCTGGAGCCACAATAGAATCAGTCTCACTAAGTGGCGTGATTCTGGGGTGATTATGTGTTCGTCATCAGAATATTCACTTCAATGCGAGAAAGTGGGCAATGTTCGAACGGCAATAGAAAGTACGCCCGAAGACTTGACCCTTCCTGCTTCGGTTAGCGGAATACATCACACTTCAACGCTTTGTGAGAATCTACACCCTCAATGAGCCGCGAAATCCTCTTGCGGCATAATAAGATTCGGCGCCGTTATGATACAGGAAGACCTTGCCGTAGCGGTAATCGGCGAAAATGGCGCCGCCGAGATCCCTGATGTCAGAAGGCGTCTTGATCCAGCTCGACGTCTTGGTATCGAATTGTCCAAGACTCTGTAGGTTTCGATACTCGTCTTCGGTTAGAATCTCAATTCCCATCGCGGACGCCATATCAGTGGCGCTGTTTTTCGGTTTATGCTCCTTCCTCGATTCAAGTGCATCGCGATCGTAACACACACTTCTGCGGCCCTTCGGACTTTCGGCGGAACAATCGACAAAGATGTATTCGCCGGTTTTCTTGTCATGGCCGACGACATCAGGTTCACCGCCTGAATTCTCCATCTCATAGAGTGACCACATTTTTTCGGCGTCGGCTTTCAGTCTTGCCTCGACTTCTTGCCACTCGGAGCCCTTGTGCCGTTTCATGTTTTTCTCAAAGCGGGACTTTAATACCCCCAGGAGTTCATCGCGTTGTTTTGATGACAGCTGTTTCCCATTGTTCTTTTTCTTGCCCATGGTCCTACTCTAACTCAATTTCTCTTCACTGATTTCTATGAGTCCGTCGCATTTAGTACCAATTACGGATGTCACCGTGCGTCAGTCATGATGATCGACATCACGAAACGGTCTAATCTGCAATTTGACGAACAGCTTCGAACAATCGTTACATCTTTGGCCACAACCAGCCGAATGTGCCAGCTGTAACCACCGCAAATAGAAGACCATCAAAAACTGTCTTCAGGACAGTCCCCCAATTTCGACCATACCAAATTCCGCCTTGAAGCAATGCAAGCGAATATCCCATAAACGCCGAGCATCCGATAAAGCGAAAAACAGCGAGGTATGAGCTACCCGGCTGCACCGCATGCCACGCGATATAGGCGGAGAATATGCTGACCAAGACGCTGTACAAGAACCAGAGGACCAGACTTTTGCCCATGTTCATCTGACTGTTTTTGAGAACCGTCATTATCACAATCGGCCCCTTGTTGAGTTTCTCAACAAACTCAGGCGTACTGCAGTCCTTCATCGAATCAGCCCTTGGCAGCATAAAGTCGCCGGCTGGAATGTTGAATGGCCTCAATGCAGCTTGAACTGAATCTTGATCTGGCACCTTCTTGAAATCGTTTGCGTGGTATTTTAGGACCATGTGAATGATCGAGCTTACCACGAAAACAAAGACCGCTGAGAGCAAAATCGGCGCCCA
This genomic interval from bacterium contains the following:
- a CDS encoding DUF4256 domain-containing protein; this encodes MGKKKNNGKQLSSKQRDELLGVLKSRFEKNMKRHKGSEWQEVEARLKADAEKMWSLYEMENSGGEPDVVGHDKKTGEYIFVDCSAESPKGRRSVCYDRDALESRKEHKPKNSATDMASAMGIEILTEDEYRNLQSLGQFDTKTSSWIKTPSDIRDLGGAIFADYRYGKVFLYHNGAESYYAARGFRGSLRV